Proteins encoded in a region of the Corynebacterium genitalium ATCC 33030 genome:
- the glmM gene encoding phosphoglucosamine mutase has protein sequence MTRLFGTDGVRGLANEALTAPLALKLGQAAATVLTQTKRSDQRRATAIIGRDPRVSGEMLAAAMAAGMASKGVDVLRVGVIPTPGLAFLTDDYGADIGVMISASHNPMPDNGIKFFSAGGKKLPDDVENDIEEEMAHIDEGGPTGTGIGRIIEESPEAHDRYLDHLNASVTTRLNGLKVVVDCANGAASRLAPEAYAEAGAKVIPIFNKPNAFNINDNCGSTHISQVQKAVVEHGADLGLAHDGDADRCLAVDAEGNVVDGDQIMAILALGLKEKSSLRKNTLVATVMSNLGLKLAMEREGIAVLETKVGDRYVLEELARGDYSLGGEQSGHIVLPSRATTGDGTLSGLMIMERMAETGATLKELASVMTVLPQVLINVPVSDKSLILDNPEVKEATAAAEAELGSSGRVLLRPSGTEELFRVMVEAAEEEHARKVAGKLAATVASV, from the coding sequence ATGACTCGACTGTTTGGAACTGACGGTGTCCGTGGCTTGGCCAATGAAGCTCTGACCGCGCCTTTGGCGCTGAAGCTGGGCCAGGCAGCGGCCACGGTGTTGACGCAGACGAAGCGTTCCGACCAGCGTCGTGCGACCGCCATCATCGGCCGCGACCCGCGCGTGTCGGGGGAGATGCTGGCGGCGGCAATGGCAGCCGGTATGGCATCGAAAGGTGTGGACGTGCTCCGCGTCGGAGTCATCCCGACGCCGGGCTTGGCGTTCCTCACTGACGACTACGGCGCGGATATCGGCGTGATGATCTCCGCGTCCCACAACCCCATGCCGGACAACGGCATCAAGTTCTTCTCCGCCGGCGGCAAGAAGCTCCCTGACGACGTGGAGAACGACATCGAGGAGGAGATGGCCCACATCGATGAGGGCGGACCAACCGGCACCGGCATCGGCCGCATCATCGAGGAGTCCCCGGAAGCCCACGACCGCTACTTGGACCACCTCAACGCCTCGGTGACCACTCGTCTCAACGGCCTGAAGGTCGTCGTAGACTGCGCCAACGGTGCCGCCTCCCGACTTGCGCCGGAGGCCTACGCAGAAGCCGGGGCGAAGGTCATCCCGATCTTCAACAAGCCCAACGCCTTCAATATCAACGACAACTGCGGATCTACTCACATCTCCCAGGTGCAAAAAGCCGTTGTCGAGCACGGCGCTGATTTGGGCCTGGCCCACGACGGCGATGCCGACCGCTGCCTGGCTGTCGATGCCGAGGGCAATGTTGTCGATGGCGACCAAATTATGGCGATTCTGGCTTTGGGCCTGAAGGAGAAGTCGTCGTTACGCAAAAACACGCTCGTGGCTACCGTGATGAGCAACCTCGGGCTGAAGCTTGCCATGGAGCGCGAGGGCATCGCTGTGCTGGAGACGAAGGTGGGCGACCGATACGTGCTCGAGGAACTCGCGCGCGGCGATTACTCACTCGGCGGCGAGCAGTCCGGCCACATCGTGCTGCCGTCCCGCGCGACGACGGGCGATGGAACGTTGAGCGGCCTGATGATCATGGAGCGCATGGCCGAAACCGGCGCGACACTGAAAGAGCTGGCCAGCGTGATGACGGTGCTGCCGCAGGTGCTCATCAACGTGCCCGTGTCGGACAAGTCGCTCATCCTGGACAACCCCGAGGTCAAGGAAGCCACCGCCGCCGCAGAGGCCGAGCTTGGCTCGAGTGGCCGTGTGCTGCTGCGCCCCTCTGGTACCGAAGAGCTCTTCCGCGTCATGGTGGAAGCAGCGGAGGAGGAGCATGCGCGCAAGGTAGCTGGCAAGCTCGCCGCCACTGTCGCCTCTGTCTAG
- the rpsI gene encoding 30S ribosomal protein S9 codes for MTEPNNTPDNIADAALETDLTDVDAATAATEEFNYTIGDAVAVEDETAGAEETVEVASFHEGPIQTVGRRKRAIARVTVVEGEGKITVNGREFEDYFPNKLHQQDILSPLTLLEREGQFDIKANINGGGPTGQAGALRLAIARALNVYNPAERPTLKKAGYLTRDARAVERKKAGLHKARRAPQYSKR; via the coding sequence ATGACCGAGCCGAACAACACCCCCGACAACATCGCTGACGCAGCCCTTGAGACTGACCTCACCGACGTCGACGCCGCAACCGCTGCGACCGAAGAGTTCAACTACACCATCGGCGACGCCGTGGCAGTCGAGGATGAGACCGCTGGCGCTGAGGAGACCGTCGAGGTCGCGTCCTTCCACGAGGGCCCGATCCAGACCGTCGGCCGCCGCAAGCGCGCCATCGCCCGTGTCACCGTCGTCGAAGGCGAGGGCAAGATCACGGTCAACGGCCGCGAGTTCGAGGACTACTTCCCGAACAAGCTGCACCAGCAGGACATCCTGTCCCCGCTGACGCTGCTGGAGCGCGAAGGCCAGTTCGACATCAAGGCCAACATCAACGGTGGTGGCCCGACCGGCCAGGCTGGTGCTCTGCGCCTGGCCATCGCCCGCGCCCTGAACGTGTACAACCCGGCTGAGCGCCCGACCTTGAAGAAGGCTGGCTACCTCACCCGCGACGCACGTGCCGTCGAGCGCAAGAAGGCTGGTCTGCACAAGGCCCGCCGTGCCCCGCAGTACTCCAAGCGTTAA
- the rplM gene encoding 50S ribosomal protein L13, producing the protein MSTYHPKSGDITRQWYVIDATDVVLGKLASTVADLLRGKHKPQFAPNVDTGDHVIVINADKVHISSNKRDREMRYRHSGYPGGLKSMTLGRALDERADRVIEEAVKGMMPHNRLSRESIKKLHVYVGAEHPHEAQKPENFELKQVAQ; encoded by the coding sequence ATGTCTACTTACCACCCGAAGAGCGGTGACATTACCCGTCAGTGGTACGTCATCGACGCTACCGACGTGGTGCTGGGCAAGCTTGCTTCTACCGTGGCAGACCTACTGCGCGGTAAGCACAAGCCGCAGTTCGCACCGAACGTCGACACCGGCGACCACGTCATCGTGATCAACGCCGACAAGGTCCACATTTCGTCCAACAAGCGCGATCGTGAGATGCGCTACCGCCACTCCGGTTACCCGGGTGGCCTGAAGTCCATGACCCTGGGCCGTGCTCTCGATGAGCGCGCGGACCGCGTCATCGAAGAGGCTGTCAAGGGCATGATGCCGCACAACCGCCTCTCCCGTGAGTCCATTAAGAAGCTTCACGTCTACGTCGGTGCCGAGCACCCGCACGAGGCGCAGAAGCCCGAGAACTTCGAGCTTAAGCAGGTGGCGCAGTAA
- a CDS encoding WXG100 family type VII secretion target produces MTVIKYQFASISNTSQDILQSALTIDGQLEDLKARLRPMVDSWDGEAAEAYQIHQAKWDAAAEELNEILTVIGNTVENGNSRMKAVNTAAANSWA; encoded by the coding sequence ATGACTGTCATCAAGTACCAATTCGCCTCGATCTCAAACACATCCCAGGACATTCTGCAGTCGGCACTCACGATCGACGGCCAGCTCGAGGACCTGAAGGCGCGGTTGCGCCCCATGGTGGACAGCTGGGACGGTGAAGCAGCTGAGGCGTACCAGATCCACCAGGCGAAATGGGATGCCGCGGCAGAGGAGCTGAACGAGATCCTCACCGTCATCGGCAACACCGTCGAAAACGGCAACTCCCGGATGAAGGCGGTCAACACCGCCGCCGCTAACAGCTGGGCCTAA
- a CDS encoding WXG100 family type VII secretion target, giving the protein MSNMQTEADVMRAAAKEVETTNEEINGELNRLQTLAEGARSHWGGTAQVSFNELMMRYDDAERRLGEALTAIAMNIRDNAGNYEDVEATNADSFSSIAPSSGLAL; this is encoded by the coding sequence ATGAGCAACATGCAAACAGAAGCCGACGTGATGCGCGCCGCCGCCAAGGAAGTCGAAACGACCAATGAAGAAATCAACGGTGAACTCAACCGTCTGCAGACTCTCGCAGAGGGGGCGCGCAGCCACTGGGGCGGCACCGCACAGGTCAGTTTCAACGAGCTGATGATGCGTTACGACGATGCCGAGCGCCGTCTCGGGGAGGCACTGACCGCCATCGCAATGAACATCCGCGATAACGCGGGCAACTACGAAGACGTCGAGGCCACTAACGCGGATAGCTTCTCGTCGATCGCGCCGTCCTCAGGCCTGGCCCTGTAA
- a CDS encoding type VII secretion-associated protein, which translates to MTTRLTTPQLTVTIRPDSVVFEGAANVHRHDSPSTSEIAAAICKCLGSDPAGAHVHIVGDEETIDDLVVLMSGYDVVLTSETTKPRGKHALRPNAKAGAAETADSSTDSETETNPSTNEWEEITLRRPTLYDGSRDTFLPARPLLIVAVVVIGALCAAAVWAVARSGSDALEHAAGSGASIGATTSEVTSAPSLDSSAPSTQPAPQPEFVTLTQDGLSVEVPVGFTLEPDEDMWRATGPDPDFRLQLAVDPLYGVAGEAVIAQIEQEILGDPELRLIERDEHSITYRHLLPDGSQAHWRAWVDADHQISIGCHTRKAPTSVQQATCTMANDSARYSPP; encoded by the coding sequence ATGACTACACGGTTGACCACACCGCAGCTCACGGTGACTATCCGCCCCGACAGCGTCGTTTTCGAAGGTGCTGCCAACGTGCATCGCCACGACAGTCCGAGCACCAGCGAGATCGCCGCCGCGATCTGCAAATGTTTGGGTAGTGATCCTGCCGGTGCCCACGTGCACATTGTCGGGGATGAAGAAACCATCGACGACCTCGTTGTTCTGATGAGCGGATACGACGTCGTGCTCACCAGCGAGACCACGAAACCGCGCGGAAAGCATGCCCTGCGCCCCAATGCGAAAGCGGGCGCTGCCGAAACGGCGGATTCGAGTACGGACTCCGAAACTGAAACAAATCCGTCCACAAACGAATGGGAGGAAATCACGCTGCGTCGCCCGACGCTTTACGACGGCTCACGCGACACCTTCCTACCCGCACGCCCCCTCCTCATTGTGGCGGTGGTCGTCATCGGCGCACTCTGCGCTGCCGCTGTGTGGGCCGTTGCGCGGTCTGGTTCCGATGCGTTAGAGCACGCGGCCGGATCTGGCGCCTCCATTGGCGCGACGACGAGTGAGGTGACATCGGCTCCTTCGCTTGATTCATCCGCGCCTTCTACGCAGCCAGCCCCGCAGCCCGAGTTCGTCACTCTCACCCAGGACGGTCTGAGCGTGGAGGTGCCGGTCGGCTTCACCCTCGAGCCCGATGAAGATATGTGGCGCGCGACCGGCCCTGATCCGGATTTCCGCTTGCAGCTTGCCGTTGATCCGCTCTACGGAGTGGCAGGAGAAGCCGTGATCGCCCAGATTGAGCAGGAGATTCTCGGCGACCCCGAGTTACGCCTCATCGAGCGTGATGAGCACAGCATCACCTACAGGCACTTGCTTCCAGACGGCTCCCAAGCCCACTGGCGCGCCTGGGTCGATGCAGACCACCAAATCTCCATTGGTTGCCACACCCGGAAAGCTCCCACGTCAGTCCAGCAGGCCACATGCACCATGGCTAACGACTCGGCCCGGTACAGCCCTCCTTAA
- a CDS encoding type VII secretion protein EccC translates to MLGLDNNPVQTPVNAGHSADDAPPLPGGNLVAEPVPQAVRRPPEPMMKIIMPVVMVAAIGAMVAIMALSGRGVSPMMMVFPLMMVMGMLTMLNPPERAGDIDESRRVYLRHLDALAEHARGNGDKQRAHVEFFHPHPQALVSAVPTERVWERVDDDSRALEVRVGTGMSALCTPIDVPDPGSPEDLDPVCAVSLRRTVAAVSAVPRVPIIIQLEAFPLITLAGPKARTVARSMLAQVVFFHGPELLGIEVAAEGLEFSKWLPHTRDPESAAFSIAFVDAGSPDALVRTEHDCVVVVTEDEDAFVHEDALHLVCGERISAVTAAGTEPLGEPDEFSDGAAEYICRNLAFYRRPEGQTGTANSGDLLELLGFEDVDQLSGPAMWPGREGTRQRLTVPIGTEGPGSGGAPVYLDLKESAHGGMGPHGLCIGATGSGKSELLRTLVAALAATHSPEELNFVLVDFKGGATFLGCEGLPHTSAVITNLEDEAVLVERMFDAISGELNRRQELLRASGNFANVTDYTAARMSTRPDMDPLPALLIVVDEFSELLGQHPDFADLFVAVGRLGRSLGVHLLLASQRLEEGKLRGLDSHLSYRIGLRTFSATESRQVLGIPDAYELPADPGSGYLKAASSEVTRFKAAYVSGPLMRKDVAAHGSHTAASIPAVRIFDGWDPPEVTPVVAGTPDTSTTVLAAVVEAAGETAQLRGHSAHRVWLPPLPRRVGIPAVVTRAGMLTAGIGLIDDPYHQRQDPLILDLNVSGGHVAIAGGPQTGKSMAVRTLITSLAATHSTEQIGFYIVDAGSGDFADLESLPHVAGVAERSDEERVRRVVDEVLGIIENPRGAPRPQHTVLAVDGWHSLLATDSKLEDLREPLATIAAEGPAAGVHLVATTQRWGAIRPNVRDIIGTRVELKLTESMDSVVDRKKQEKLPALPGRGLTPDGMSMLVAATAKEDIAHIAATTAHQPRVPALRVLPERVTVGQARQTQTSISDTPLLGIGGRALEPVHLDGQHLVAIGAAGSGKSTLVNTVITQIAELPREQARMVVIDPRRVHLRHADHPMVAAYAGSSDAAATAVTDTVATMSSRLPGPDVTAEQLAARSWWTGPDIYLVIDDLELVPDEHLRPLVALLPHAHDIGLHIIAARKFGGSARALFSPFLSTLKDQLPDAVLLSGNREEGQLFGVRPMPLAPGRGILVRDNDNAGPIQIAVGDAA, encoded by the coding sequence ATGCTCGGATTGGACAACAATCCTGTCCAAACACCGGTCAATGCTGGCCACAGCGCTGACGATGCACCGCCGCTGCCTGGTGGGAACCTCGTCGCGGAGCCCGTCCCGCAGGCGGTGCGGCGTCCGCCGGAACCAATGATGAAAATCATCATGCCGGTGGTCATGGTCGCAGCCATCGGAGCAATGGTGGCGATCATGGCCTTGTCAGGCCGGGGTGTTAGCCCCATGATGATGGTCTTTCCGCTCATGATGGTCATGGGCATGCTCACAATGCTCAACCCTCCGGAGCGGGCCGGGGATATTGACGAATCCCGCCGTGTGTACTTGCGCCACCTTGACGCGCTGGCGGAGCACGCCCGCGGAAATGGCGACAAGCAGCGTGCCCATGTTGAGTTCTTCCACCCGCATCCGCAGGCATTGGTCAGCGCGGTGCCCACAGAGCGGGTCTGGGAGAGAGTGGACGACGATTCTCGTGCGCTGGAAGTGCGTGTGGGAACAGGAATGTCCGCTTTGTGCACGCCTATCGACGTGCCTGACCCCGGTTCACCTGAAGATCTCGACCCTGTTTGCGCTGTGAGTCTGCGCCGCACTGTGGCTGCCGTGAGCGCGGTGCCGCGGGTTCCGATCATCATCCAGTTGGAAGCGTTTCCGCTCATCACACTTGCAGGGCCGAAAGCGCGCACAGTGGCGCGGTCCATGTTGGCGCAGGTGGTGTTCTTCCACGGCCCGGAGCTGCTCGGTATTGAGGTCGCTGCAGAGGGGCTCGAGTTCTCCAAGTGGTTGCCGCACACCCGCGATCCTGAGTCCGCGGCGTTCTCGATCGCGTTCGTGGATGCTGGCTCCCCGGACGCACTAGTGCGCACCGAGCACGACTGCGTTGTCGTGGTCACGGAGGATGAGGATGCCTTCGTTCACGAGGATGCGCTGCACTTGGTGTGCGGGGAACGCATTAGTGCGGTCACAGCAGCTGGCACGGAGCCGCTTGGGGAGCCTGACGAGTTCAGTGACGGTGCCGCAGAATACATCTGCCGGAATCTCGCCTTCTACCGCCGTCCTGAGGGCCAAACAGGTACTGCCAATAGCGGGGACCTGTTAGAGCTGTTGGGGTTCGAAGACGTAGACCAGCTGTCTGGGCCGGCGATGTGGCCTGGGCGGGAGGGGACCCGGCAACGGTTGACGGTACCGATCGGTACGGAAGGTCCGGGATCGGGCGGAGCGCCCGTCTATCTAGACCTGAAGGAGTCAGCGCACGGCGGAATGGGCCCGCATGGATTGTGCATTGGCGCGACAGGAAGCGGTAAGTCTGAACTACTCAGAACACTCGTTGCAGCGCTGGCAGCGACACATTCGCCCGAGGAGCTCAACTTTGTCCTCGTTGATTTCAAAGGCGGCGCCACGTTCCTCGGATGTGAAGGGTTACCCCACACATCCGCGGTGATCACCAACCTGGAAGACGAGGCGGTCCTGGTGGAGCGCATGTTCGATGCGATCTCCGGCGAGCTCAACCGCCGCCAAGAACTGCTGCGCGCATCGGGTAATTTCGCCAACGTCACCGACTACACCGCGGCACGCATGAGCACGCGTCCAGACATGGATCCGCTGCCGGCACTGCTCATCGTGGTCGACGAGTTCTCCGAGCTCCTCGGCCAACACCCGGACTTCGCGGATCTCTTCGTCGCTGTCGGACGGTTAGGGCGCTCGTTGGGTGTGCATTTGCTGTTAGCCTCACAACGGCTTGAGGAGGGCAAACTGCGCGGCCTGGATTCGCACCTGTCCTACCGCATCGGTCTGCGCACGTTCTCAGCCACCGAGTCGCGCCAGGTACTGGGCATCCCCGATGCTTACGAGTTGCCGGCTGACCCTGGCTCGGGCTACCTCAAGGCCGCATCCAGTGAGGTCACGCGTTTCAAAGCGGCGTATGTCTCCGGTCCACTCATGCGAAAAGACGTTGCGGCGCACGGTTCCCATACCGCAGCGAGCATCCCGGCAGTACGCATTTTCGACGGCTGGGATCCGCCCGAGGTGACCCCGGTCGTCGCAGGTACGCCGGACACGTCGACAACCGTGCTGGCGGCTGTTGTTGAGGCCGCCGGCGAGACTGCTCAGTTGCGCGGGCACAGCGCTCACCGCGTGTGGCTGCCACCACTGCCGCGCCGGGTAGGGATCCCTGCCGTCGTCACGCGAGCGGGAATGCTCACCGCGGGCATTGGGCTTATCGACGACCCCTACCACCAGCGCCAAGATCCCCTCATCCTCGACTTGAACGTCTCCGGCGGCCATGTGGCGATCGCCGGTGGGCCGCAAACGGGCAAGTCGATGGCCGTGCGCACGCTGATCACCTCTTTGGCTGCCACCCACTCGACTGAGCAGATCGGCTTCTACATCGTCGATGCCGGTAGCGGCGACTTCGCGGACCTTGAAAGTCTGCCCCACGTTGCCGGCGTGGCAGAACGCAGCGACGAGGAGCGGGTCCGCCGCGTCGTCGATGAAGTCTTGGGCATCATTGAAAACCCGCGTGGCGCACCGCGACCGCAGCACACGGTGTTGGCGGTCGATGGGTGGCATTCATTGTTGGCGACCGATTCGAAACTGGAGGATCTGCGGGAACCGCTGGCGACCATTGCGGCTGAGGGGCCGGCGGCTGGGGTGCACCTGGTGGCCACCACCCAGCGCTGGGGCGCGATCCGTCCCAACGTGCGCGACATCATCGGCACTCGAGTGGAGCTCAAACTCACTGAGTCGATGGATTCTGTAGTCGACCGCAAAAAGCAGGAGAAACTTCCCGCATTGCCCGGCCGCGGACTCACTCCCGACGGGATGAGCATGCTGGTGGCGGCAACCGCAAAGGAAGATATCGCACACATTGCAGCCACGACTGCGCACCAGCCGCGTGTACCTGCCTTGAGGGTTCTGCCGGAGAGGGTGACGGTGGGGCAGGCGCGCCAGACTCAGACGTCGATAAGCGACACGCCGCTGTTGGGCATTGGTGGACGTGCACTGGAACCTGTGCACCTGGATGGCCAGCATCTCGTCGCTATCGGCGCGGCGGGCTCTGGCAAATCGACGCTGGTGAACACTGTGATCACACAGATCGCCGAGCTCCCGCGGGAACAGGCGCGCATGGTGGTCATCGATCCACGGCGTGTCCACCTGCGCCACGCGGACCACCCCATGGTCGCAGCGTATGCGGGCTCTTCTGACGCGGCCGCTACAGCGGTGACCGACACCGTGGCCACGATGTCGTCGCGTCTGCCGGGGCCAGATGTCACGGCCGAGCAACTCGCCGCTCGCAGTTGGTGGACTGGTCCAGATATCTACCTTGTGATCGACGACCTAGAACTTGTTCCCGACGAGCACCTGCGTCCGCTCGTCGCGCTCCTTCCTCATGCCCACGACATTGGGCTGCACATCATTGCCGCCCGCAAGTTCGGCGGCAGCGCCCGCGCTTTGTTCTCTCCGTTCTTGTCCACGTTGAAAGATCAGCTTCCTGACGCTGTTCTGCTCTCCGGGAACCGGGAAGAAGGACAGCTTTTCGGTGTTCGACCGATGCCGCTTGCGCCGGGGCGCGGGATCCTCGTGCGCGACAACGACAACGCCGGCCCAATCCAGATCGCAGTAGGTGACGCAGCATGA
- the eccD gene encoding type VII secretion integral membrane protein EccD: MVAASTHHVVRVTVRVSAVTYHRSIDVTLPTASTFAEVLPELARLVELPEIGRPWEFTTAGGAPLDPHTPLHHMRVRDGQVLALRPEEEVDPPVVRDAAESLAAVSADGGPRAGIDTASSLAGIVAVGFLVAALTNPVIGVGAAAVVALAIGVISRSRAVFPAGAVLAGIACGTWAGGEEAIAWPLNSSAALGVVAASATVAVLVGGGAVLGFAGTRCGTAVLTVSALSAGGALGSWLPSPHAPAATVVLLGLTAVMLTPAVATRGAGLRIPRVPTAGQEFSIADDYQDDVDLRTHKARGITDGLGIGTAVCMIPALITIAIAGGAWIFAFCLCVAGALIVHASRHHSTAPRLSLALSAMTAVTCAVIAVAQMDSPHPALLVLAGVLAVAAASATIWARFVPDLEPTTLVWLERAEAAAIIAVLPLAVYLTGFFTLIRGL; this comes from the coding sequence GTGGTCGCCGCATCGACTCACCATGTCGTCCGCGTCACCGTGCGTGTCAGTGCCGTGACGTACCACCGCTCCATTGACGTGACATTGCCAACCGCGTCGACGTTCGCTGAGGTCCTGCCGGAGCTTGCCCGGCTCGTCGAGCTTCCGGAAATCGGACGACCGTGGGAGTTCACCACTGCCGGAGGTGCTCCCCTGGATCCGCACACTCCCCTGCACCACATGCGCGTGCGGGACGGTCAGGTGCTTGCACTGCGCCCGGAGGAGGAGGTCGATCCCCCGGTCGTGCGCGACGCTGCGGAATCGCTCGCGGCGGTGTCGGCTGACGGGGGCCCGCGCGCCGGGATCGATACGGCGTCATCGCTCGCGGGTATCGTTGCCGTCGGTTTTCTTGTTGCTGCCCTGACCAACCCGGTTATCGGTGTCGGGGCAGCAGCCGTCGTCGCGCTCGCGATCGGTGTCATCTCCCGTTCCCGCGCGGTGTTCCCCGCCGGCGCTGTGCTTGCGGGTATCGCATGCGGCACCTGGGCCGGGGGCGAGGAAGCGATTGCGTGGCCGCTCAACAGCAGCGCAGCACTTGGTGTGGTCGCTGCATCGGCGACGGTGGCAGTCCTGGTCGGCGGTGGGGCGGTGCTGGGCTTCGCCGGCACGCGATGCGGTACTGCGGTACTCACGGTGAGTGCACTTAGCGCAGGTGGCGCATTAGGATCGTGGTTACCGTCCCCGCACGCTCCCGCAGCGACGGTCGTGCTGCTGGGGTTGACCGCCGTCATGCTCACACCTGCTGTGGCGACCCGCGGCGCCGGTCTACGCATTCCCCGCGTGCCCACTGCTGGGCAGGAGTTCTCCATCGCGGACGACTACCAGGATGACGTTGACCTGCGCACGCACAAAGCCCGCGGTATTACAGACGGTCTGGGCATCGGCACCGCCGTGTGCATGATCCCGGCGCTGATCACCATCGCTATCGCGGGCGGAGCCTGGATCTTTGCGTTCTGTCTCTGTGTCGCTGGAGCGCTCATCGTGCACGCGTCACGCCACCACTCCACCGCGCCGAGGTTGAGCCTCGCACTTTCTGCCATGACGGCCGTTACCTGTGCTGTTATCGCCGTCGCACAGATGGATAGCCCGCATCCAGCGCTACTCGTGCTCGCCGGAGTCCTCGCGGTGGCTGCGGCAAGCGCGACGATCTGGGCCCGTTTCGTCCCCGATCTGGAACCCACCACACTCGTGTGGCTCGAGCGCGCCGAGGCTGCCGCGATCATTGCCGTGTTGCCGCTGGCTGTCTACCTCACCGGTTTCTTCACGCTGATCAGGGGCCTGTAG
- a CDS encoding S8 family serine peptidase yields the protein MLFSTQPVLVATPPAHAQDVACAVPVPADPPAAAADLDQVRTIATGAGVKVAVIDTGVAQHPELNQLIPGNDYVTPDEPRPFQDCDAHGTVVAGIIAGTTTGIAPDAEIIAIRQSSAHFRTTTAPVPDGSPEAEDIPGAGNLDTLARAIHNAIDLGADVINMSVVSCVEPQLAARVDTQDLRLALGRAELDGVAVVAAAGNANHECPPGSTVYPAHFPTVITVGSRADSHTMAEYSLPVPDEHIAVSAPGRPQAALSSDGNGFTGGVAGDRGDAQPYEGTSFAAPVVSATVALLRQRYPDASPAQIRAMVDGAAEPSGGAVDTLTTLTHLPPESHRSGRDDDTDPVTVTPVEKTVATAPRKTGVVLTILGLFALLSTAVGSLLVSRRNI from the coding sequence ATGCTTTTCTCAACCCAGCCCGTTCTTGTTGCCACCCCACCTGCCCACGCCCAAGATGTCGCCTGCGCAGTCCCGGTTCCCGCGGACCCACCCGCCGCTGCGGCCGATCTCGACCAGGTGCGTACTATCGCCACCGGCGCGGGAGTGAAAGTGGCTGTCATCGACACCGGGGTTGCCCAGCACCCCGAGCTCAACCAGCTCATCCCCGGCAACGACTACGTCACTCCCGATGAGCCGCGCCCGTTCCAGGACTGCGACGCGCACGGCACCGTCGTCGCCGGCATCATCGCGGGCACGACAACGGGCATCGCCCCTGATGCGGAGATCATCGCGATCCGCCAATCCTCCGCGCACTTCCGCACAACTACGGCCCCAGTACCGGATGGCTCGCCGGAAGCAGAGGACATCCCCGGTGCGGGGAATTTGGACACCCTTGCGCGCGCCATCCACAACGCGATCGACTTGGGCGCCGACGTGATCAATATGTCGGTCGTCTCTTGCGTGGAACCGCAGCTCGCCGCACGGGTGGACACCCAGGACCTGCGTCTTGCACTCGGGCGCGCCGAGTTGGACGGTGTTGCCGTTGTCGCCGCCGCGGGCAATGCGAACCACGAGTGCCCGCCGGGCTCCACGGTGTACCCGGCGCACTTCCCCACCGTGATCACTGTCGGGTCGAGAGCGGACAGCCACACCATGGCCGAGTACTCCCTGCCGGTACCCGACGAGCACATAGCTGTTTCCGCACCGGGCCGCCCACAGGCTGCTTTGTCGTCCGACGGAAACGGTTTCACCGGTGGAGTTGCGGGCGATCGCGGGGACGCTCAACCATACGAGGGCACCAGTTTTGCTGCTCCGGTGGTCAGTGCAACAGTGGCGTTGCTGCGGCAGCGTTACCCCGATGCCAGCCCGGCGCAGATTCGCGCGATGGTGGATGGGGCCGCGGAGCCGAGCGGCGGGGCCGTCGATACGCTCACTACGCTAACGCATCTCCCGCCCGAATCTCACCGCTCTGGTCGCGATGACGATACGGACCCAGTGACAGTTACTCCCGTAGAGAAAACCGTGGCCACAGCACCCCGCAAGACCGGTGTTGTACTCACAATTCTTGGCTTGTTTGCGCTGCTCAGCACCGCTGTAGGTTCTTTGTTGGTCTCGCGCAGGAACATTTGA
- a CDS encoding TetR/AcrR family transcriptional regulator translates to MRQDAVENRDVIVDAARKLFVEQGPGVSMRAIAKEAGVGEATASRHFPGRVELIDAISARALADIETVIDEALTSFDESPRDAWRGAAHAIGEMKLAVLAQALFGALSASVEGGTHEVSEIIGNRAAGLRRVYEPLVDKAKAARLCPADATPLDIHLGLGVITRPPPVTAVSERYFGGIQQELLDVMLEGLEARARREP, encoded by the coding sequence GTGAGACAAGATGCAGTAGAAAACAGAGACGTCATTGTCGACGCAGCCCGGAAGCTGTTTGTGGAGCAAGGGCCTGGCGTGTCCATGAGGGCGATCGCCAAGGAAGCCGGTGTCGGTGAAGCGACGGCAAGTAGGCATTTCCCCGGGCGAGTTGAGCTGATCGACGCAATCAGTGCCCGCGCATTGGCCGACATCGAGACAGTGATCGATGAGGCTTTGACGAGTTTCGATGAGAGTCCGCGGGATGCCTGGCGGGGCGCGGCGCACGCCATTGGTGAAATGAAGCTTGCGGTGCTCGCGCAGGCGCTGTTCGGAGCCCTCAGTGCCAGCGTTGAGGGTGGGACACACGAAGTCAGCGAGATCATTGGTAACCGCGCAGCTGGCCTGCGTCGGGTCTACGAACCGCTAGTGGACAAAGCGAAAGCGGCCAGGCTGTGCCCGGCCGACGCCACCCCGCTTGACATCCACCTTGGCCTAGGGGTGATTACGCGTCCTCCTCCGGTGACTGCCGTGAGCGAGAGGTACTTCGGTGGGATTCAGCAAGAACTCTTAGATGTGATGCTTGAAGGCTTGGAAGCTCGGGCGCGGCGGGAACCCTAA